The Drosophila bipectinata strain 14024-0381.07 chromosome 2L, DbipHiC1v2, whole genome shotgun sequence genome has a segment encoding these proteins:
- the LOC108127090 gene encoding seminal metalloprotease 1 produces the protein MQTWAFTVAIIFLASSCFAAPAKQERIETDPELTAGYIQGDMVPSPQARNGLRNETYRWPNRIVYYYINRNIDTDHRNHILRGIRIIEQNSCLSFKEATTDQDYYINVTSEAGGCYSYVGHLNRVQQLNLQNYDLDAGCFRLGTIVHEFLHALGFYHQQSTWNRDEYVRIAEENITEGTEGNFNKYDNETVDDYNEPYDYGSVLHYTAYAFSKNGEMTIVPLQEGAVELMGQRVQMSQSDINKLNTMYKCPRKI, from the exons ATGCAGACTTGGGCTTTCACGGTGGCTATTATTTTTCTGGCCAGCAGTTGCTTTGCCGCTCCTGCTAAGCAGGAGAGGATCGAGACCGATCCGGAACTGACAGCTGGCTACATTCAGGGGGATATGGTGCCCAGTCCCCAGGCTAGAAATGGGTTGCGCAATGAGACGTACAGGTGGCCAAATAGGATTGTCTACTATTATATCAACAGGAATATTG ATACCGATCATCGCAACCATATTCTTCGAGGCATCCGAATCATTGAGCAGAACTCCTGCCTGAGTTTCAAGGAAGCCACCACGGACCAGGATTACTACATAAACGTCACATCGGAGGCCGGCGGATGCTACTCCTACGTGGGTCACCTGAACAGAGTGCAGCAATTGAACCTGCAAAACTACGATCTGGATGCTGGCTGCTTCCGCCTGGGAACCATTGTCCACGAATTCCTGCATGCCCTGGGATTCTATCACCAGCAAAGCACTTGGAACCGGGATGAATATGTCAGAATAGCAGAAGAAAATATAACCGAAGGCACTGAGGGAAACTTCAATAAGTACGACAACGAGACCGTTGATGATTACAACGAGCCCTACGACTACGGCAGTGTCCTGCACTACACGGCGTATGCATTCTCTAAGAACGGAGAGATGACCATCGTCCCGCTGCAGGAAGGAGCCGTCGAGCTCATGGGTCAGCGAGTGCAAATGTCCCAGTCCGACATTAATAAGCTGAACACCATGTACAAGTGTCCCCGAAAGATTTAA
- the Or35a gene encoding odorant receptor 35a isoform X1 encodes MVRYVPRLPDGQKVKLAWPLAVFRLNHIFWPLDPSTGKWGRYLDKVMALLGCLIFLQHNDAELRYLRFEASNRNMDAFLTGMPTYLILVEAQFRSLHILLHFESLRVFLQRFYADIYIDPRKEPLMFRLVDGQMLLNRLVSAMYGAVITGYLISPVFSIINQSKDFLYSMIFPFDTEPLHVFVPLLLSNVWVGIIIDSMMFGETSLLCELIVHLNGSYLLLKRDLESEAQRILSKRHRPHMARELKVLIIQTLRKNVALNQFGEKLEQQYTVRVFIMFAFAAGLLCALSFKAYTNPMANYIYAIWFGAKTVELLSLGQIGSNLAYTANSLSSMYYLTHWEEILEHSTDPQENLRLLKIINLAIEMNSKPYFVTGLKYFRVSLQAGLKFSLKRLTPDMYYYHTLSLILVLVTGCKAAPFERVETDPELTAGYIEGDMVPSGSGRNIWRNETFRWPNRIVYYHINSYIDKEHRNQIVKGIQKIESVSCLTFKEATTDQEYFINVTSEDGGCFSYIGYLNRVQQLNLQSYEIGIGCFRLYTIVHEFLHALGFFHQQSAADRDDYVQIVEENITEGMEFNFDKYSEATVNDFGEKYDYDSVMHYGPYAFSKNGERTIKTLDEDKEDAIGQRLQLSETDIRKLNAMYRCPHVQDSF; translated from the exons ATGGTTCGTTACGTGCCCCGCTTGCCTGATGGCCAGAAGGTAAAACTTGCCTGGCCCCTGGCTGTTTTTCGGTTGAACCACATATTCTGGCCCTTGGATCCGAGCACCGGAAAGTGGGGACGCTATTTGGACAAAGTAATGGCTCTCCTCGGCTGCCTAATATTTCTCCAGCACAACGATGCGGAGCTGAGGTATCTACGGTTCGAGGCCTCTAATCGGAATATGGATGCTTTCCTCACCGGAATGCCCACATATTTGATCCTGGTTGAGGCTCAATTCCGGAGCCTCCACATTCTCCTCCATTTTGAGTCTCTTCGAGTGTTTCTGCAACGCTTCTATGCCGATATTTACATAGATCCGCGAAAGGAGCCGTTAATGTTTCGCTTGGTAGATGGCCAGATGTTACTCAACCGTTTGGTTTCAGCCATGTACGGAGCGGTGATAACTGGCTACCTAATTTCTCCAGTATTTTCCATAATCAACCAGAGCAAGGACTTTCTGTATTCCATGATATTTCCCTTCGACACTGAGCCCTTGCATGTGTTCGTACCTCTGCTCTTGAGTAATGTCTGGGTGGGCATTATAATAGATTCCATGATGTTCGGCGAGACCAGTTTGCTCTGCGAGTTGATTGTTCATCTCAACGGCAGCTATCTACTGTTGAAAAGAGACTTGGAGTCTGAGGCTCAGAGGATTCTGTCCAAGAGACACCGCCCCCACATGGCCAGAGAGCTCAAGGTTCTAATTATACAAACTTTACGGAAGAATGTGGCACTGAATCAGTTTGGCGAAAAACTAGAGCAACAGTACACAGTGCGGGTCTTCATTATGTTTGCCTTTGCGGCAGGACTTTTGTGCGCCTTGTCCTTTAAAGCCTATACG AATCCgatggccaactatatctatGCGATTTGGTTTGGAGCAAAAACTGTGGAATTGCTGTCACTGGGACAAATTGGCTCGAACCTGGCCTATACGGCAA ACTCCCTGAGTTCAATGTACTACCTGACCCATTGGGAGGAAATCCTTGAGCACTCCACCGATCCCCAGGAGAACCTGAGACTCCTGAAAATAATCAACCTGGCCATCGAAATGAACAGCAAGCCCTACTTTGTGACTGGATTGAAATATTTCCGTGTCAGTTTGCAGGCTGGCTTGAAG TTTTCATTAAAACGCCTTACACCCGACATGTACTATTACCATACACTATCTCTGATCTTAGTGCTAGTCACCGGGTGCAAAGCGGCACCGTTTGAGCGGGTGGAAACGGATCCAGAACTGACAGCTGGATATATAGAAGGGGACATGGTGCCCAGTGGATCGGGAAGGAACATTTGGCGCAATGAGACTTTCAGATGGCCCAATCGGATCGTCTACTATCACATTAATAGTTACATAG ACAAAGAGCATCGAAACCAAATTGTGAAGGGTATTCAAAAAATTGAGTCCGTTTCGTGTCTGACTTTCAAAGAGGCGACAACCGATCAGGAGTACTTTATAAACGTGACCTCAGAGGACGGAGGCTGTTTCTCCTATATTGGTTACCTGAATCGAGTTCAACAACTGAATCTCCAGAGCTACGAAATAGGAATTGGCTGCTTCCGTCTCTACACAATAGTCCACGAATTCCTACATGCCCTGGGGTTCTTTCACCAACAGAGTGCCGCCGATCGAGACGATTACGTCCAGATTGTCGAGGAGAACATCACCGAGGGGATGGAGTTTAACTTCGATAAGTACAGCGAGGCGACGGTTAATGATTTCGGAGAAAAGTACGACTACGACAGCGTCATGCACTACGGTCCCTATGCGTTTTCCAAAAACGGCGAGCGCACCATCAAGACCTTGGACGAAGACAAAGAAGACGCCATAGGTCAGAGGTTGCAGCTGAGTGAAACGGATATCAGAAAACTGAATGCCATGTACAGGTGTCCCCATGTGCAGGACTCGTTTTGA
- the LOC108127094 gene encoding seminal metalloprotease 1 isoform X1, producing MVYLTAFVTSWNRFPFRFKRFLQYLKNTKKNMKRLSLCLFPVLAAPFKGSYEETDPELTAGYFQGDMEVDFTRNGEISETRRWPNATVPYTISEEFDAPQVAYIELAMEIIQRTSCIRFQPATEEDENYVTVIPSFTGCSSKVGYQPGIRTVKLKPNKLDLGCFKLGTIQHELLHTLGFHHQQCSPNRDEYVKIVEENISEGHEKNFVKYEASEVEDFDQVYDYGSILHYSSMAFSINGEPTIVALKPEGQPLMGQRLIMTETDVNRLNTMYKCPVQI from the exons ATGGTTTATTTAACTGCTTTTGTTACTAGTTGGAATCGTTTTCCTTTTAGATTTAAAAGGTTTCTACAGTATTTAAAGAATACTAAAAAGAATATGAAACGTTTGAG TCTCTGTCTTTTTCCAGTTCTTGCGGCTCCCTTTAAAGGTAGTTATGAGGAAACTGATCCCGAATTGACGGCAGGATACTTCCAGGGCGATATGGAGGTGGACTTCACCCGGAACGGAGAGATTTCTGAGACGCGACGCTGGCCAAACGCTACAGTTCCTTATACTATTTCAGAAGAATTTG ATGCTCCGCAAGTAGCTTACATTGAGCTCGCCATGGAAATAATTCAGCGAACATCATGCATTCGTTTCCAACCTGCCACCGAAGAGGACGAAAACTACGTTACTGTGATACCTTCCTTCACAGGATGTAGTTCCAAAGTGGGCTATCAGCCAGGCATAAGAACGGTTAAGCTGAAGCCCAATAAACTGGACTTGGGGTGTTTTAAGTTGGGCACTATTCAACACGAACTGCTCCACACTCTGGGCTTCCATCACCAACAGTGCTCCCCAAATCGAGACGAATACGTAAAGATCGTAGAGGAGAATATTTCGGAAGGGCATGAAAAAAACTTTGTCAAGTATGAGGCCTCCGAGGTGGAAGACTTTGATCAGGTCTACGACTATGGCAGTATTCTGCACTACAGCTCCATGGCCTTTTCGATTAACGGGGAGCCCACCATTGTGGCCCTTAAGCCAGAGGGACAACCCCTGATGGGTCAGCGCCTGATTATGACCGAGACCGACGTTAACAGGCTTAATACCATGTACAAGTGTCCCGttcaaatataa
- the LOC108127091 gene encoding seminal metalloprotease 1, translated as MSKVEIVILLLLHALISEGKPLPAGVYDPEEAGGFVEGDMMLTTEQKNTLSFGPKARNGLINTEKRWPQNVVVYRISNDFDNLHKKAIETAIETLERNTCIIFREATDDDAAYLTVTANTGGCYTAVGYRGEPQEMNLEIYPVGEGCFRPGTILHEFMHALGFYHQQSSAIRDGFVNVVYENIVPGKEFNFEKYSDSVVTDFDLGYDYDSCLHYRPGAFSINGEDTIVPLDSSAQIGQRLGLSSKDIDKINIMYKCPILV; from the coding sequence ATGTCAAAAGTGGAAATAGTGATTCTTCTACTGTTGCACGCCCTAATTAGCGAGGGTAAGCCCTTGCCCGCAGGTGTCTACGACCCAGAAGAGGCTGGTGGATTTGTAGAAGGCGACATGATGTTGACGACGGAGCAGAAAAATACTCTTTCTTTTGGCCCCAAGGCTAGGAATGGGCTTATAAATACAGAGAAGCGGTGGCCTCAGAATGTAGTGGTCTATAGAATATCCAACGACTTTGATAACTTGCACAAAAAGGCCATCGAAACTGCCATTGAAACGTTGGAGCGAAACACCTGTATAATATTCCGAGAGGCCACGGACGACGACGCCGCGTATCTCACGGTAACTGCAAATACTGGAGGTTGTTACACTGCAGTTGGTTATCGTGGAGAGCCGCAGGAAATGAACCTGGAAATATATCCTGTGGGAGAAGGATGCTTCAGGCCCGGAACCATCCTGCACGAATTCATGCACGCCCTGGGATTCTACCATCAGCAAAGCTCCGCCATACGGGACGGATTCGTCAACGTGGTCTACGAAAACATAGTGCCAGGCAAGGAGTTCAACTTTGAAAAGTATTCAGACTCAGTAGTGACAGACTTCGATCTGGGGTACGACTACGACAGCTGCCTACACTACAGGCCGGGCGCATTCTCTATAAACGGCGAGGACACCATAGTTCCTTTGGACTCAAGCGCGCAAATTGGACAACGTTTGGGTCTCAGTTCCAAGGACATAGACAAGATCAACATCATGTACAAGTGCCCGATTTTGGTGTGA
- the Or35a gene encoding odorant receptor 35a isoform X5 → MVRYVPRLPDGQKVKLAWPLAVFRLNHIFWPLDPSTGKWGRYLDKVMALLGCLIFLQHNDAELRYLRFEASNRNMDAFLTGMPTYLILVEAQFRSLHILLHFESLRVFLQRFYADIYIDPRKEPLMFRLVDGQMLLNRLVSAMYGAVITGYLISPVFSIINQSKDFLYSMIFPFDTEPLHVFVPLLLSNVWVGIIIDSMMFGETSLLCELIVHLNGSYLLLKRDLESEAQRILSKRHRPHMARELKVLIIQTLRKNVALNQFGEKLEQQYTVRVFIMFAFAAGLLCALSFKAYTNPMANYIYAIWFGAKTVELLSLGQIGSNLAYTANSLSSMYYLTHWEEILEHSTDPQENLRLLKIINLAIEMNSKPYFVTGLKYFRVSLQAGLKC, encoded by the exons ATGGTTCGTTACGTGCCCCGCTTGCCTGATGGCCAGAAGGTAAAACTTGCCTGGCCCCTGGCTGTTTTTCGGTTGAACCACATATTCTGGCCCTTGGATCCGAGCACCGGAAAGTGGGGACGCTATTTGGACAAAGTAATGGCTCTCCTCGGCTGCCTAATATTTCTCCAGCACAACGATGCGGAGCTGAGGTATCTACGGTTCGAGGCCTCTAATCGGAATATGGATGCTTTCCTCACCGGAATGCCCACATATTTGATCCTGGTTGAGGCTCAATTCCGGAGCCTCCACATTCTCCTCCATTTTGAGTCTCTTCGAGTGTTTCTGCAACGCTTCTATGCCGATATTTACATAGATCCGCGAAAGGAGCCGTTAATGTTTCGCTTGGTAGATGGCCAGATGTTACTCAACCGTTTGGTTTCAGCCATGTACGGAGCGGTGATAACTGGCTACCTAATTTCTCCAGTATTTTCCATAATCAACCAGAGCAAGGACTTTCTGTATTCCATGATATTTCCCTTCGACACTGAGCCCTTGCATGTGTTCGTACCTCTGCTCTTGAGTAATGTCTGGGTGGGCATTATAATAGATTCCATGATGTTCGGCGAGACCAGTTTGCTCTGCGAGTTGATTGTTCATCTCAACGGCAGCTATCTACTGTTGAAAAGAGACTTGGAGTCTGAGGCTCAGAGGATTCTGTCCAAGAGACACCGCCCCCACATGGCCAGAGAGCTCAAGGTTCTAATTATACAAACTTTACGGAAGAATGTGGCACTGAATCAGTTTGGCGAAAAACTAGAGCAACAGTACACAGTGCGGGTCTTCATTATGTTTGCCTTTGCGGCAGGACTTTTGTGCGCCTTGTCCTTTAAAGCCTATACG AATCCgatggccaactatatctatGCGATTTGGTTTGGAGCAAAAACTGTGGAATTGCTGTCACTGGGACAAATTGGCTCGAACCTGGCCTATACGGCAA ACTCCCTGAGTTCAATGTACTACCTGACCCATTGGGAGGAAATCCTTGAGCACTCCACCGATCCCCAGGAGAACCTGAGACTCCTGAAAATAATCAACCTGGCCATCGAAATGAACAGCAAGCCCTACTTTGTGACTGGATTGAAATATTTCCGTGTCAGTTTGCAGGCTGGCTTGAAG TGCTAG
- the Or35a gene encoding odorant receptor 35a isoform X2, which translates to MVRYVPRLPDGQKVKLAWPLAVFRLNHIFWPLDPSTGKWGRYLDKVMALLGCLIFLQHNDAELRYLRFEASNRNMDAFLTGMPTYLILVEAQFRSLHILLHFESLRVFLQRFYADIYIDPRKEPLMFRLVDGQMLLNRLVSAMYGAVITGYLISPVFSIINQSKDFLYSMIFPFDTEPLHVFVPLLLSNVWVGIIIDSMMFGETSLLCELIVHLNGSYLLLKRDLESEAQRILSKRHRPHMARELKVLIIQTLRKNVALNQFGEKLEQQYTVRVFIMFAFAAGLLCALSFKAYTNPMANYIYAIWFGAKTVELLSLGQIGSNLAYTANSLSSMYYLTHWEEILEHSTDPQENLRLLKIINLAIEMNSKPYFVTGLKYFRVSLQAGLKILQASFSYFTFLTSMQRRQMSN; encoded by the exons ATGGTTCGTTACGTGCCCCGCTTGCCTGATGGCCAGAAGGTAAAACTTGCCTGGCCCCTGGCTGTTTTTCGGTTGAACCACATATTCTGGCCCTTGGATCCGAGCACCGGAAAGTGGGGACGCTATTTGGACAAAGTAATGGCTCTCCTCGGCTGCCTAATATTTCTCCAGCACAACGATGCGGAGCTGAGGTATCTACGGTTCGAGGCCTCTAATCGGAATATGGATGCTTTCCTCACCGGAATGCCCACATATTTGATCCTGGTTGAGGCTCAATTCCGGAGCCTCCACATTCTCCTCCATTTTGAGTCTCTTCGAGTGTTTCTGCAACGCTTCTATGCCGATATTTACATAGATCCGCGAAAGGAGCCGTTAATGTTTCGCTTGGTAGATGGCCAGATGTTACTCAACCGTTTGGTTTCAGCCATGTACGGAGCGGTGATAACTGGCTACCTAATTTCTCCAGTATTTTCCATAATCAACCAGAGCAAGGACTTTCTGTATTCCATGATATTTCCCTTCGACACTGAGCCCTTGCATGTGTTCGTACCTCTGCTCTTGAGTAATGTCTGGGTGGGCATTATAATAGATTCCATGATGTTCGGCGAGACCAGTTTGCTCTGCGAGTTGATTGTTCATCTCAACGGCAGCTATCTACTGTTGAAAAGAGACTTGGAGTCTGAGGCTCAGAGGATTCTGTCCAAGAGACACCGCCCCCACATGGCCAGAGAGCTCAAGGTTCTAATTATACAAACTTTACGGAAGAATGTGGCACTGAATCAGTTTGGCGAAAAACTAGAGCAACAGTACACAGTGCGGGTCTTCATTATGTTTGCCTTTGCGGCAGGACTTTTGTGCGCCTTGTCCTTTAAAGCCTATACG AATCCgatggccaactatatctatGCGATTTGGTTTGGAGCAAAAACTGTGGAATTGCTGTCACTGGGACAAATTGGCTCGAACCTGGCCTATACGGCAA ACTCCCTGAGTTCAATGTACTACCTGACCCATTGGGAGGAAATCCTTGAGCACTCCACCGATCCCCAGGAGAACCTGAGACTCCTGAAAATAATCAACCTGGCCATCGAAATGAACAGCAAGCCCTACTTTGTGACTGGATTGAAATATTTCCGTGTCAGTTTGCAGGCTGGCTTGAAG ATTTTGCAGGCATCCTTCTCGTATTTCACGTTTCTCACCTCGATGCAGCGGCGTCAAATGAGCAATTAA
- the Or35a gene encoding odorant receptor 35a isoform X3, whose protein sequence is MVRYVPRLPDGQKVKLAWPLAVFRLNHIFWPLDPSTGKWGRYLDKVMALLGCLIFLQHNDAELRYLRFEASNRNMDAFLTGMPTYLILVEAQFRSLHILLHFESLRVFLQRFYADIYIDPRKEPLMFRLVDGQMLLNRLVSAMYGAVITGYLISPVFSIINQSKDFLYSMIFPFDTEPLHVFVPLLLSNVWVGIIIDSMMFGETSLLCELIVHLNGSYLLLKRDLESEAQRILSKRHRPHMARELKVLIIQTLRKNVALNQFGEKLEQQYTVRVFIMFAFAAGLLCALSFKAYTNPMANYIYAIWFGAKTVELLSLGQIGSNLAYTANSLSSMYYLTHWEEILEHSTDPQENLRLLKIINLAIEMNSKPYFVTGLKYFRVSLQAGLKFFLFKKTL, encoded by the exons ATGGTTCGTTACGTGCCCCGCTTGCCTGATGGCCAGAAGGTAAAACTTGCCTGGCCCCTGGCTGTTTTTCGGTTGAACCACATATTCTGGCCCTTGGATCCGAGCACCGGAAAGTGGGGACGCTATTTGGACAAAGTAATGGCTCTCCTCGGCTGCCTAATATTTCTCCAGCACAACGATGCGGAGCTGAGGTATCTACGGTTCGAGGCCTCTAATCGGAATATGGATGCTTTCCTCACCGGAATGCCCACATATTTGATCCTGGTTGAGGCTCAATTCCGGAGCCTCCACATTCTCCTCCATTTTGAGTCTCTTCGAGTGTTTCTGCAACGCTTCTATGCCGATATTTACATAGATCCGCGAAAGGAGCCGTTAATGTTTCGCTTGGTAGATGGCCAGATGTTACTCAACCGTTTGGTTTCAGCCATGTACGGAGCGGTGATAACTGGCTACCTAATTTCTCCAGTATTTTCCATAATCAACCAGAGCAAGGACTTTCTGTATTCCATGATATTTCCCTTCGACACTGAGCCCTTGCATGTGTTCGTACCTCTGCTCTTGAGTAATGTCTGGGTGGGCATTATAATAGATTCCATGATGTTCGGCGAGACCAGTTTGCTCTGCGAGTTGATTGTTCATCTCAACGGCAGCTATCTACTGTTGAAAAGAGACTTGGAGTCTGAGGCTCAGAGGATTCTGTCCAAGAGACACCGCCCCCACATGGCCAGAGAGCTCAAGGTTCTAATTATACAAACTTTACGGAAGAATGTGGCACTGAATCAGTTTGGCGAAAAACTAGAGCAACAGTACACAGTGCGGGTCTTCATTATGTTTGCCTTTGCGGCAGGACTTTTGTGCGCCTTGTCCTTTAAAGCCTATACG AATCCgatggccaactatatctatGCGATTTGGTTTGGAGCAAAAACTGTGGAATTGCTGTCACTGGGACAAATTGGCTCGAACCTGGCCTATACGGCAA ACTCCCTGAGTTCAATGTACTACCTGACCCATTGGGAGGAAATCCTTGAGCACTCCACCGATCCCCAGGAGAACCTGAGACTCCTGAAAATAATCAACCTGGCCATCGAAATGAACAGCAAGCCCTACTTTGTGACTGGATTGAAATATTTCCGTGTCAGTTTGCAGGCTGGCTTGAAG ttttttttattcaagaaGACGCTTTAG
- the Or35a gene encoding odorant receptor 35a isoform X4 encodes MVRYVPRLPDGQKVKLAWPLAVFRLNHIFWPLDPSTGKWGRYLDKVMALLGCLIFLQHNDAELRYLRFEASNRNMDAFLTGMPTYLILVEAQFRSLHILLHFESLRVFLQRFYADIYIDPRKEPLMFRLVDGQMLLNRLVSAMYGAVITGYLISPVFSIINQSKDFLYSMIFPFDTEPLHVFVPLLLSNVWVGIIIDSMMFGETSLLCELIVHLNGSYLLLKRDLESEAQRILSKRHRPHMARELKVLIIQTLRKNVALNQFGEKLEQQYTVRVFIMFAFAAGLLCALSFKAYTNPMANYIYAIWFGAKTVELLSLGQIGSNLAYTANSLSSMYYLTHWEEILEHSTDPQENLRLLKIINLAIEMNSKPYFVTGLKYFRVSLQAGLKTL; translated from the exons ATGGTTCGTTACGTGCCCCGCTTGCCTGATGGCCAGAAGGTAAAACTTGCCTGGCCCCTGGCTGTTTTTCGGTTGAACCACATATTCTGGCCCTTGGATCCGAGCACCGGAAAGTGGGGACGCTATTTGGACAAAGTAATGGCTCTCCTCGGCTGCCTAATATTTCTCCAGCACAACGATGCGGAGCTGAGGTATCTACGGTTCGAGGCCTCTAATCGGAATATGGATGCTTTCCTCACCGGAATGCCCACATATTTGATCCTGGTTGAGGCTCAATTCCGGAGCCTCCACATTCTCCTCCATTTTGAGTCTCTTCGAGTGTTTCTGCAACGCTTCTATGCCGATATTTACATAGATCCGCGAAAGGAGCCGTTAATGTTTCGCTTGGTAGATGGCCAGATGTTACTCAACCGTTTGGTTTCAGCCATGTACGGAGCGGTGATAACTGGCTACCTAATTTCTCCAGTATTTTCCATAATCAACCAGAGCAAGGACTTTCTGTATTCCATGATATTTCCCTTCGACACTGAGCCCTTGCATGTGTTCGTACCTCTGCTCTTGAGTAATGTCTGGGTGGGCATTATAATAGATTCCATGATGTTCGGCGAGACCAGTTTGCTCTGCGAGTTGATTGTTCATCTCAACGGCAGCTATCTACTGTTGAAAAGAGACTTGGAGTCTGAGGCTCAGAGGATTCTGTCCAAGAGACACCGCCCCCACATGGCCAGAGAGCTCAAGGTTCTAATTATACAAACTTTACGGAAGAATGTGGCACTGAATCAGTTTGGCGAAAAACTAGAGCAACAGTACACAGTGCGGGTCTTCATTATGTTTGCCTTTGCGGCAGGACTTTTGTGCGCCTTGTCCTTTAAAGCCTATACG AATCCgatggccaactatatctatGCGATTTGGTTTGGAGCAAAAACTGTGGAATTGCTGTCACTGGGACAAATTGGCTCGAACCTGGCCTATACGGCAA ACTCCCTGAGTTCAATGTACTACCTGACCCATTGGGAGGAAATCCTTGAGCACTCCACCGATCCCCAGGAGAACCTGAGACTCCTGAAAATAATCAACCTGGCCATCGAAATGAACAGCAAGCCCTACTTTGTGACTGGATTGAAATATTTCCGTGTCAGTTTGCAGGCTGGCTTGAAG ACGCTTTAG
- the LOC108127094 gene encoding seminal metalloprotease 1 isoform X2: MIAAWINVVLLGSLCLFPVLAAPFKGSYEETDPELTAGYFQGDMEVDFTRNGEISETRRWPNATVPYTISEEFDAPQVAYIELAMEIIQRTSCIRFQPATEEDENYVTVIPSFTGCSSKVGYQPGIRTVKLKPNKLDLGCFKLGTIQHELLHTLGFHHQQCSPNRDEYVKIVEENISEGHEKNFVKYEASEVEDFDQVYDYGSILHYSSMAFSINGEPTIVALKPEGQPLMGQRLIMTETDVNRLNTMYKCPVQI, from the exons ATGATAGCAGCGTGGATTAACGTGGTTCTGCTGGGCAGTCTCTGTCTTTTTCCAGTTCTTGCGGCTCCCTTTAAAGGTAGTTATGAGGAAACTGATCCCGAATTGACGGCAGGATACTTCCAGGGCGATATGGAGGTGGACTTCACCCGGAACGGAGAGATTTCTGAGACGCGACGCTGGCCAAACGCTACAGTTCCTTATACTATTTCAGAAGAATTTG ATGCTCCGCAAGTAGCTTACATTGAGCTCGCCATGGAAATAATTCAGCGAACATCATGCATTCGTTTCCAACCTGCCACCGAAGAGGACGAAAACTACGTTACTGTGATACCTTCCTTCACAGGATGTAGTTCCAAAGTGGGCTATCAGCCAGGCATAAGAACGGTTAAGCTGAAGCCCAATAAACTGGACTTGGGGTGTTTTAAGTTGGGCACTATTCAACACGAACTGCTCCACACTCTGGGCTTCCATCACCAACAGTGCTCCCCAAATCGAGACGAATACGTAAAGATCGTAGAGGAGAATATTTCGGAAGGGCATGAAAAAAACTTTGTCAAGTATGAGGCCTCCGAGGTGGAAGACTTTGATCAGGTCTACGACTATGGCAGTATTCTGCACTACAGCTCCATGGCCTTTTCGATTAACGGGGAGCCCACCATTGTGGCCCTTAAGCCAGAGGGACAACCCCTGATGGGTCAGCGCCTGATTATGACCGAGACCGACGTTAACAGGCTTAATACCATGTACAAGTGTCCCGttcaaatataa
- the Semp1 gene encoding seminal metalloprotease 1, translating to MNRLMVAVLWITVKGGLNYPFEDPELSPDMFQGDIGIPPLKQRNGMNTALHLWPNRTVFFEIEPNKFRDEHMALIRQAMNTIQEKSCVIFRNATEAERSSSLLITSQNKGCSTLVLGFRNFTNKMNLQLFDPGRGCFRIGSIIHEFLHVLGFEHQHVAQDRDQFVRIAWENINPEFKINFINNDKISNFSSFGETYDYDSVMHYIPTAFSKNGMPTIIPLKEVGQRMGQRLGMSEIDVRKLNKMYKCPGYV from the exons ATGAATAGATTGATGGTGGCTGTGCTTTGGATAACCGTAAAAGGCGGTCTTAACTATCCTTTTGAGGACCCTGAGCTTTCCCCGGACATGTTTCAGGGGGATATCGGAATTCCTCCTCTCAAGCAAAGAAATGGAATGAATACAGCCTTACATCTGTGGCCAAATCGCACGGTTTTCTTTGAGATCGAACCAAATAAATTTC GAGATGAGCACATGGCACTAATCCGCCAAGCCATGAACACGATCCAGGAAAAGTCATGTGTAATTTTTCGAAATGCAACTGAAGCAGAACGTAGCTCTTCACTTCTCATAACTTCACAAAACAAAGGATGCAGCACGCTGGTCTTGGGTTTCCGGAACTTCACGAATAAAATGAACCTTCAGCTCTTCGATCCTGGCAGAGGATGCTTCCGCATAGGCTCAATCATCCACGAGTTCCTTCATGTTTTAGGGTTTGAACACCAGCATGTGGCCCAGGACAGGGACCAATTTGTTCGCATCGCGTGGGAAAACATTAATCCAGAGTTCAAgattaatttcataaataacGACAAGATATCAAACTTTAGCAGCTTCGGGGAAACCTACGATTACGATAGTGTAATGCACTACATTCCCACCGCCTTCTCAAAAAACGGAATGCCAACCATTATTCCTTTGAAGGAAGTGGGACAACGAATGGGACAGAGACTTGGAATGAGTGAGATTGATGTTAGGAAGCTCAACAAAATGTACAAATGTCCTGGCTATGTTTAA